A window from Sebastes fasciatus isolate fSebFas1 chromosome 22, fSebFas1.pri, whole genome shotgun sequence encodes these proteins:
- the LOC141760678 gene encoding uncharacterized protein LOC141760678: MEESYLQRLLVLTSLLSCTATRARLTLSPSSSQMFKGQSVSLSCEEDDSSAGWTLRRNITKDTRTQCGAGWGRSAGSSCSISYMNSWDSGVYWCESREGATSNTITITVTGGPVILQSPVLPVMEGDDVTLLCRTKTSSNLSAAFYKDGALIRTEPAGHMTLHHVSRSDEGLYKCLISSDESPPSWLTVTGKPTTTSSPTPSSSSPTSSSPNSSLVWFTVPPVCVLVVLVVLVVLVVLVRRCIRRKPKAADVDVGDDDVTYSDVKTSRDLQQPIRRSTESDPAVVYSAVRRPEDVSYGQVVFRDVTSNRTREFPLEPEVIYSSLR; encoded by the exons ATGGAGGAATCGTACTTACAGCGGCTGCTGG tcCTGACCTCCCTGCTGAGCTGCACAGCAACCAGAG ctCGTCTGACTCTGAGTCCCAGCAGCTCTCAGATGTTTAAAGgacagtctgtctctctgagcTGTGAGGAGGACGACAGCTCTGCTGGATGGACTCTGAGGAGGAACATCACCAAAGACACCAGGACTCAGTGTGGAGCTGGCTGGGGAAGATCTGCTGGTTCCTCCTGTAGCATCAGCTACATGAACTCATGGGACAGTGGAGTTTACTGGTGTGAGTCCAGAGAGGGAGCAACCAGtaacaccatcaccatcaccgtcACTG GTGGACCAGTGATCCTGCAGAGTCCTGTCCTCCCTGTGATGGAGGGAGATGACGTCACTCTGCTCTGTAGGACAAAGACGTCCTCCAACCTCTCAGCTGCTTTCTATAAAGATGGCGCCCTCATCAGGACTGAGCCTGCAGGTCACATGACCCTCCACCATGTTTCCAGGTCTGATGAAGGCCTCTACAAGTGTCTCATCAGCAGTGATgagtctcctcccagctggctcactgtcacag GGAAACCCACCACGACATCTTCTCCtacaccctcctcttcctcacccacCTCTTCCTCACCCAACTCTTCCTTGGTGTGGTTTACTGTTCCACCTGTCTGTGTACTGGTTGTACTGGTTGTACTGGTTGTACTGGTTGTACTGGTGAGACGATGCATCCGTAGGAAACCTAAAG CTGCTGACGTAGACGTTGGAGATGATGACGTCACATACAGTGATGTCAAAACATCACGTGACCTACAACAGCCAATCAGACGGAGCACAG AGAGTGATCCAGCTGTAGTCTACTCAGCAGTCAGGAGACCAGAAGACGTCAGTTATGGACAGGTCGTCTTCAGAGACGTCACATCAAACAGGACGAGAG agtTTCCACTAGAGCCGGAGGTCATCTACTCTTCACTGAGGTAG
- the LOC141760686 gene encoding uncharacterized protein LOC141760686 isoform X1, which produces MHETTNCLPTDSCKCSEHSETCDRERERSSSMALMAALIILLFFLSGAASDQRVVTVNPGDKATLECVAADAFINVVEWTRDDLEPKYILLVIDGHPQPNDQHPSFKDRVELEDRKMENGDASLVLKNVRSNDNGTYRCRVLTAGSSRRKRAIDSDPIKTIQLEVTGSGNGDPKTDDPGNEDFPHVAVGLGAGLLLCSGMVIVMGSRSFLGRKRNLVKKSERSAVEAVDLQLI; this is translated from the exons ATGCATGAAACCACAAACTGCCTGCCAACAGATTCCTGTAAATGCTCAGAACATTCAGAGActtgtgacagagagagagagagatccagcAGCATGGCTCTCATGGCTGCTCTCATCATCCTGCTGTTCTTTCTGTCTGGAGCAGCTTCTG ACCAACGTGTGGTAACAGTGAACCCTGGAGATAAAGCCACTCTGGAATGTGTCGCTGCTGATGCCTTCATCAATGTTGTAGAGTGGACCAGAGATGACCTGGAGCCAAAGTACATCCTCTTAGTCATCGATGGACACCCTCAACCAAATGACCAGCATCCATCCTTTAAGGACAGGGTGGAGCTGGAGGACAGGAAGATGGAGAATGGAGACGCCTCTTTAGTTCTGAAGAATGTGAGAAGCAACGACAACGGAACATACAGGTGTCGGGTTCTCACAGCTGGTTCAAGTCGTAGAAAGAGAGCCATTGACAGTGATCCAATCAAAACCATCCAGCTGGAGGTTACAG GTTCAGGGAATGGAGACCCCAAGACTGATGACCCAGGGAATGAAGACTTCCCTCATGTAGCCGTTGGACTGGGAGCAGGTCTTCTGCTGTGTTCTGGAATGGTAATTGTAATGGGATCCCGATCCTTTCTTGGCAGGAAAAGAAATCTGGTCAAAAAATCTGAACGGTCTGCTGTTGAAGCAGTGGACCTTCAGCTCATCTGA
- the LOC141760686 gene encoding uncharacterized protein LOC141760686 isoform X2, producing the protein MALMAALIILLFFLSGAASDQRVVTVNPGDKATLECVAADAFINVVEWTRDDLEPKYILLVIDGHPQPNDQHPSFKDRVELEDRKMENGDASLVLKNVRSNDNGTYRCRVLTAGSSRRKRAIDSDPIKTIQLEVTGNGDPKTDDPGNEDFPHVAVGLGAGLLLCSGMVIVMGSRSFLGRKRNLVKKSERSAVEAVDLQLI; encoded by the exons ATGGCTCTCATGGCTGCTCTCATCATCCTGCTGTTCTTTCTGTCTGGAGCAGCTTCTG ACCAACGTGTGGTAACAGTGAACCCTGGAGATAAAGCCACTCTGGAATGTGTCGCTGCTGATGCCTTCATCAATGTTGTAGAGTGGACCAGAGATGACCTGGAGCCAAAGTACATCCTCTTAGTCATCGATGGACACCCTCAACCAAATGACCAGCATCCATCCTTTAAGGACAGGGTGGAGCTGGAGGACAGGAAGATGGAGAATGGAGACGCCTCTTTAGTTCTGAAGAATGTGAGAAGCAACGACAACGGAACATACAGGTGTCGGGTTCTCACAGCTGGTTCAAGTCGTAGAAAGAGAGCCATTGACAGTGATCCAATCAAAACCATCCAGCTGGAGGTTACAG GGAATGGAGACCCCAAGACTGATGACCCAGGGAATGAAGACTTCCCTCATGTAGCCGTTGGACTGGGAGCAGGTCTTCTGCTGTGTTCTGGAATGGTAATTGTAATGGGATCCCGATCCTTTCTTGGCAGGAAAAGAAATCTGGTCAAAAAATCTGAACGGTCTGCTGTTGAAGCAGTGGACCTTCAGCTCATCTGA